The proteins below are encoded in one region of bacterium:
- a CDS encoding class I SAM-dependent methyltransferase: protein MTQDCILCGANSFKETIYSNINNCKVLQCSECSLVFTEIGKEFSSTEAMNTIYYGDIKGYLRRRREFIHRFRNFLRRIEKFKNKGRILDIGCCVGFFLHVAQKMGWDCVGVELATTSANYAKDEFKLNVMNKKLEEIKFPDKHFDVITMWDVLEHIPDPVNGLNEVYRILKDDGLLVVQVPNIKSAKAILEGKVFVFLNVPCHLYHFSPLTIRKILEKANFKVIKVMSYEAYDTMFDWFFPYLLTIINTSSPKVRIGVIMIRKGIKLIFYALYPLLKPFQILICKINRGGQIQVYALKNRASRN from the coding sequence ATGACACAAGATTGTATATTATGTGGGGCAAATAGTTTTAAGGAAACAATTTATTCCAATATCAATAATTGTAAAGTCCTTCAGTGTAGTGAGTGTTCTCTTGTATTTACTGAGATTGGGAAAGAGTTTAGTTCAACTGAAGCAATGAATACTATCTACTATGGAGATATTAAAGGATATCTTAGACGCAGAAGAGAGTTTATCCATCGATTTAGAAACTTTTTACGCAGGATAGAGAAATTTAAAAATAAAGGGAGAATTCTTGATATTGGATGTTGTGTTGGTTTTTTTCTTCATGTTGCACAGAAAATGGGTTGGGATTGTGTGGGAGTAGAACTTGCAACTACCTCAGCAAATTATGCTAAAGATGAATTTAAACTTAATGTGATGAATAAAAAGTTGGAAGAAATCAAATTCCCGGATAAACATTTTGATGTGATTACAATGTGGGATGTTTTAGAACATATCCCTGACCCAGTGAATGGATTGAATGAAGTCTATCGTATTTTGAAGGATGATGGATTATTGGTAGTTCAAGTTCCTAATATTAAAAGTGCTAAAGCTATTCTGGAAGGGAAGGTATTTGTGTTTTTAAATGTTCCGTGTCATCTTTATCATTTTTCACCACTAACCATTAGAAAAATACTTGAAAAGGCAAATTTTAAGGTTATAAAGGTAATGAGTTATGAAGCATATGATACAATGTTTGATTGGTTTTTCCCCTATCTACTTACAATAATTAATACTTCTTCTCCAAAAGTACGCATTGGAGTCATTATGATACGCAAGGGGATAAAACTTATATTTTATGCTCTATATCCGTTGTTAAAACCATTTCAAATTCTGATATGTAAAATAAATA